The Diospyros lotus cultivar Yz01 chromosome 11, ASM1463336v1, whole genome shotgun sequence region TCAACCATAACTTGTCAATTATTTGTAGACTTTATATTTTAGAGCTAATcattaaaataatctaataatttttgtgaatttataattgtatctaattgttttaatttttacaattaaatccaaattgacttaattaagtataattttatatagTATATAAAATCGATTTAGAGATACCATATTCATGGCAACTTGGCATACTAGATGTTatacaacaataatatttacGGAATCCACAcgtatacataaataaaaaaatattttaattacatttataaatatatttttttagttaatttaattcgtgtactttaatttttttttcttataacaactcaaatttttcattctttccATTATATGTTTAGAACTCAAAAATGCAAAGTGTAGAGATTTAATcgaaataaccaaaaatttggATTGgcacataaaaaatatcaaaatataaatattaaattaaattgaaaatcagGAGTATgattgtaattgaaataacaaaaaatttgaatggttataaaaaaaatataaaaatatatgaaaaatatatagattTAATCGGATAATACttgtatattaatatattatattataaatattactaaatataattttgtgtccaattaccatttttaaaaagaaaaaaaaaaacctgttCATGTGGCGGAATCATACGAGTTCATGTGGTCACAAACAGGTACAGTCAGCCAACATCTGTTCCACTTCACCCTCGCGAGAGCGCTAAATTACCGTACTGCCATTCACCCCATCTTTTACGGGGAAGGACAGCGAAGCAATGCCCTCTTCTCCAGCCGTCCTGCGTATTATAAGAACTCAAAATTTACCTAATTATTATTGGATTCTCATTCTCAGTTCAATTCAACTCTCAGAGGCAGAGCATTCATTTCCCTCCCCGTTTCTTtacataaagagagagagagagagagctttacagaaaagaaggaaagagcGCAAGGCCAAGGGTTTGACCTCTATAATTCCTTCTGGATCCGTCCAAatctcattatatatatatatatatcggtggagagagagtgagagagaaagagggagagaattcttctcttctcttcaatccctagtttgagagagagagagtcggaGACTCGGAGGGATGGGGATTCTGTACGCTCTGGTGGCGAGGGGATCGGTGGTGCTGGCGGAGCACAGCGCGGCGTCCACCAACGCCAGCGCGATCGCGCGGCAGATACTGGAGAAGATCAGCGGCACCAACGACACCAACGTCTCCTACTCTCAGGATCGCTACATCTTCCACGTCAAGCGCACCGATGGCCTCACCGTCCTCTGCATGGCCGACGATGCCTCCGGAAGTACGCTAACGTTTCTCTCtcctttgtttttattttgttgctgtttttttttgtgttttcgaGTGCGTTGtttatttgaatttggagtTCTTATCTTTGCCGGCTTAGTTCCGGATGGATTGAAATTTCGGAACGTGAAATGGAATTGGAGTCTAGATTTGTGGTCTTCGATTGGCTGACGTAGAGGTTGATGTATAGCCAGATCAGAGTTCAATTTATTGGGCGCACCTGAAAATTGGACGTTCAGCATGGAATTATAAAGTCACAAATCTTTTTGAAAGTTTGTAGTGGAATTCAATTGCATTTGGAGAAACGTATCTTTTGCAAGAATGTACAATGAGAAGAAAATTTCTGTAAATAGTTAAGAATTGCTTGTGTTGTTTGCATGAATTTTTGAGCTGCACCTGATACGTTATTGAAACCTAGCCCCAGTATGTGATCAATTGAATTTCTGGAACATCTAATGGAGGTGGAGTGAGGCTTTGTGATTTTCAATTCACGCTTCAATGATTTGTTGATATGACAAGATTCGAAatgattttccttttcatttccaCAGAGTAGGAACTGGAAAGATTTAAATAGTGTTCCATTATTAAAATTGCTGCATGTAGTGTGGATGACAAGGTTGGAAAACATCTTCCTTTTCTTGTGCTTGGGAACGTTCTTCATCTTACCCTTTTGTATATGGATCTCTGATTTATTTTTGCTCTATTCTGAATTTCATTCCTCAGGGAGAATTCCTTTTGCATTTCTTGAAGACATCCATCAGAGATTTGTGAGGACTTATGGTCGGGCAGTCCTTTCAGCCCAGGCATATGCCATGAATGATGAATTTTCAAGGGTTTTGAGCCAACAAATTGAGTATTACTCTAGTGACCCAAATGCTGACAGAATTAATCGATTAAAAGGTGAAATGAGCCAGGTAAGTGTTAAATTCTTAGCTTCACTCTGTTATGTTTTTGTTTAAACTAGCTGTGTGTAACTACTTTTATTTGGCAATGTGTTGGTGATTAATTGAACTCAATGATTCATAAGGATGAGTTTTCTTGCTTGAATGAAGAGGATGATGAATCATGGACCTTGTTAACAAGTACCAGAATGTcacaatttcattttcattttgacCATATCGTGTTGTGTCAGTATACACAGACCCATAACACATTTCAAATATTACAGGTGCGCAATGTCATGATAGAGAACATCGATAAAGTTCTAGAGAGGGGTGACCGCTTGGAATTGCTGGTTGACAAAACTGCCAATATGCAAGGAAACACTTTTCGGTTCAGAAAGCAAGCTCGCCGTTTCAGAAGCACTGTATGGTGGAGAAATGTTAAACTCACGTACGTTTTCCTTTTTCAGTCTTTCAATGTTCAAGTATTCTGTGAGGATGATGAGCATATCATCTCTGTCTTTCAGTAGCAGACATGTCATTTAAAATGTAGCTGATATAGTTCACTGCCAGATGAAATATTTTTCCGTCTTTTCCTGGTTTGCTGGAATATCCAGCTATCTGAAGGTGGAACAAAAGTTCAGCACTCCATCTACTGTTTCAGAAAATCAACAAGGCTTTCCTGTTTGAGGGGGTGGGGAGGATCATTTTAAGTTGAtctttttttctgtttgtttatttaaagAAAAGCAATAAACAGTCACAATGGTTCAGAAAAGAAAACCAGTAATAACTAAATTGCAGACATGAATTATCAGCTGTTAGTGGGCTACTTGAACTGCTCCTGCAGTGAGAGCAGTTCTCTGCATGGTCCTCACAACAGATAACTTGAATAATAAACTTAATTATACTTGTTTACATCTTTTTACCTAAATAGGCACATGTGACTTTTTGGGTTATCATAGTGCATGCAGATGTGGGTTTTGAGGGGAAATGAGTAAGTTAATGGGGGCATgtttaattattgtttatatGTTGGATCTATCAAGACAAAACTGTGAAAATACTAAATGTAATAACTTCTCTTGAGGTCCAAGTTAGGTTCCCGTGGTAGATCAACCTAAGATGGCATATTTTTCCCTTCGTTTTTTACTTGTAGCCTAGCCAACCTAATTGCTCTCTGTTAGATTAACTAGGAGTTTCAGATTTTGGTCAAGTCGGTAGGGTGGGTTGAGTAAACCATTAATCAGAAAGAAGGGACCCTTGAGCAAACAATAGAACCTTATTCTACCAAAACGCTTACATGTGTTACTTACCAGGACCAGAAAAAATCTACCGGTTGCATCAAGGTTAGTTTCTTTGATCGTTCGGCTAGAAAACATTCTAGTAATTCTATCTTTGCTGAACTAGTTGCTCAAGTTGGATTGGTCTTTTGCTGGGTTTATTTGTACTATGTGTCTGATCAGTGTGGCAAAAAACTATGCTTGTCTGTCATTTCATCCTGATGCTATTTATTGTTTACTAGGTTACTTCGGCATCTCAAAGGAGTGTTGTTCTCTGTTTTTTAGCATTGCAAAATCAATTAGATATGGACTTATGTAAATCTCTGGTGCCTCACCTGCTCCAGTGTTTGATTGAAGTCaggttgtctttttttttttttttgctaaattaggttgtcaaatttttgaaacaaaGGAAGGGGATTATAAAAATCCTATCCTGATTGTGTACTGTAATTGGTCTCACGAACTGTCCATGCTGATAGCTGCATTTACATGATATGATCAGGCTGAGTATGCCTCATATGTTGTAAGCCACAAGTTGTATTGTGAAGGCAAGAGCTTTGGTAGCCGTAACAACACTCTTGACTAGTTACTCGTGGACTGCTACAGTACCCTAGGTGTtgagtggagagagagagagagagagagagagagggggggggggggaggggggtcgCACTTCAGAGGGGAGAAGTACAGGGTACCCTAGAATTTACCCAGTtcatcttattcttctttttttgtaagCACTTCTGACTTGTTACTACGGTTGGTGGGATGAAAGATATCAATCTGACTATGTCATCATGATGATACCTGTTTTAACTTGAAAACTTTAGTCCGAGTAATATTTAGGCACCTCTGCTGATCAATTTGAGGACAACTGTTTGCCAGAACACAGATGTCCACCACCCTAGTGCATGCAATATTGTCAGTTTAACATTTTGTTGAAAGAATTATTTGGTGGATCAAATGTTGCAACACAGTGGATAATTATATTACCAACCCAACACAATACTTTAGACTTTTGGTTTAAAGACTATGGTGGACTGCCCATGGTGGCGAGCCACCAATCAGCATTAACTGATTCCAGTCATTTGTAAGTTGTCGGTTTACATGCAAGTTTCTTCCGCATAATATTGGCATGCAgttctttaaataattaattatcattataACTTCTTGTTAATCATGCAGTTATATTATATGTCAATGCTTCTATGAggctgtattttttaaataaaagtctaaTCTAAGCCTATATTCAGTTTGTATCGCATGCCTCAAATTTGTGTGAAACATACTAGTTCTTTCAAATTTCGGATTGGCGTCTTCAAGCTAAGATGTCCTGGTTCTATCTCCCACAATTGACTATTTAGTGGATCATATACGCATGTTGCATTATTATTTGATGTGTTTCACATTAGATGCATGCATTTCTGCTATTGTAAGATCCCCTAGGGTCGCCAACTGGGGCCACCACACATTAGCCCCGACATCTTCATATGGGCATAATTTACTGATTTTGTTCAActctgaaatttttatttgaataaattctTCACATTAGCCTCCCCCAACCCTCGCAAAGCTGGGGTCTCCTCTACTGGGTATGTCTTCTTTTTCTGCTTTGAAATATTTTGCTATCTCAATGTCAAACCCAAGTGATTGGACAGAACCGCATCTTTTCTGTGACAATGCTAAATCGATGTTAGCTGCTGATGTAATTTGCTGTATCATGCAGGGTCGCACTAATAGTCCTGCTTCTGGTCATTGTTTATATTGTGCTGGCCTTTGTTTGCCATGGCCCATTGTTGCCTTCCTGCCTGTAGTGAGAGAGTCGGTCAATCTGTTCCTTTGCTTTTGAAGATGCCGGTTTTTTCTGTATGTTCGTCTTCCTTGGATTCTTGTGCGGGAACAAACTTGCTTGCTTGTTTTTCAGTTATGGAAATTTGTTCCTTTTCAGCTCGTTCCTTTGTTGATAATTTGCCTCAAACAGTGGATATTTATAGAAATTTTCTGGTGCAAAATCAACATCTGTCTAGATTTTTGTCCATTaggaatttgaatttatttgtgTTTCAGAACGACTCTCTAAAAGCTATCAACTTTAAAGACCCTCCTTTAGAATCTTGTTCTTTGGTCTTTGGAAGAGACATTCACCCATTATATTTAATTGGGTGGGTAAATTAcgtttttattcttaattttatattttataataaatttattattacattttattttttatcaatacaactattaaaatttgatttttgttaaaatttagttcttttaatttttttttatcaaactctATTAATGAAAACTGATCTAAcatgtattaatataaattttaaaattaattaatgttaaaattaaataaaatcccacattcaagtaattttaagatttaatatcAATGTATATGATGTTAGATAacagaatttgacaaaaaaaatttaaaaagtgattaaattttaacaaaaattaaaacttaataattgcggtgataaaaaaataaaataaatttatttattacaaaaattaaagcttaaaaactaataatataatttatcaatattttattatattcccatatttaaataaaaaaaaaggacgGGTGACAATTCCAAACACCTTTGTAATGCTTGCATTGTCCAAGACAAGCCTTATTTCTATTAAAGgtaagattattattattattattattattattgaaatgCCATGAATTGGAGTTCTAAAAATAAGTTAGGGTTGCATGCAAAAATAAGTTAGGCTCTTGCAAAGCAAAGGAATATGGTGCTTTGAAGACATTCTTACTCTGATCATATTGTTCAATTCTGTGAAACAACTGCTCCCTGTCAAGGATTACAAGGTACCTAGAGCCAGAAGAAGAATCACGCCCCAGCTTATGGAGAGCTACATAACTGCTAAATATATCCACTGAATAGATACCTAAAACCAGGACCAGTCCATAAGTTCAACTCCCAagcgagaagaagaagaagaagaagaaagggttCTCAGACTGACTTACTAAATCTCTCGGATCTGCCCTGTTTCCTCATGACTCAGCATCCACAATGCTTGACCCTCCAACTGCAACTAGCTCGATGTCACCTGGGGTTCATATGACACTATGTTTCACTCTTTTGCTCTTCTCCATCAGTCTCTCCCAATATAATGAATTGGTCAATGAAGAAAAGAGGGttagaaaaagaacaagaaaataaattcaaaggtCGCATCAAGTGAGACAGCAAACAATTATTAGCCTCTGAGAGAGGACAGCAAGAAACTATTGCAGGGAGCTGAGGGAACTTTTTGCTCCTGTAGGGCTTAAAAAAGGGCACCCCAGTGTGCTAAGTCCCCTGCTTTTCAAAGCTCAGAGGACGATCCTATTTGGAAGCagtcttctcctttctttttgcaaagaggctttttccacaatttaaacCTATGACCTTTCCTTCACAATATAGCAACCTTACAATTGAAAAGTATGCAGCACCTTGAAAGCTAATGCGGAGTAGCAGAATAATTGAACATCACCAATCTGGGAATACAAACATAAGGTAGGCAACCTGAAAGCTGATAGGTTGAAAAGTATGCCAAACATGTGTCCACAAATCATGGAATAACAGCAACATAATGATGAAGGCAGACAAATATAGAACAATTATGTTGAAGATATATGAATGATAACTGCATTGATCAGATCACTGCTGGCTATATTTTAACAAGTATCACATTGCTGGCTATAGTTTAACAAGTATCGCATCAATGTTTATGTTACTAGGACTTGGTACTAGGACAAATGGGTGTTACCAGAAACTCGGAAGACAATTTTACACAAACTTGCGCTAAAAGAATTGGCTCAGAAACAGGTTTTGTGCAGGATTACAAAATGATGATAATAGAAACAAAGAAATGCTTCTTTTCGCAACTGTTTTCCTAGTAAAATTGGTCAAGCTATATCCCTTGCACCCTACTTTCATTAGCTGGAAGGATGTTATAACATGGTATAGTCTTTAAATCTAGTTTCTATCTTTTGCCACTAGCATAACTCCTAACCAGATGTATCATGTATATGTTCCCAATCAGCATTTGGAACCACTATACCTTGAGGTATAGTAACAAAATTGAAAGGGGCATAACCATCAAACATCATTATAACACAATTAGGCAATATTATTACTAGACATATGTGCTGAGCACATTAATGTTACCATCACAGTAGGTTGTTGTCTACAAGACCCAACTTGTTGCACAACTCCTCTAATCCTCGCAAGGCAACCTTATAATGTTCTCGAGACTGTGACCCTTCTTCCACAATTTGAATGACACGTCTATACAGATTATTATACCACTGCACTGGGTTTTTTACATCAATATCAACAGTGCCACTATCAAGAGGATATCTGCGCTTAAAATCCTTACACCAACGTGGTAGAATGTATCTCGAAGGGATTTCTTCCACACCATTGTAATTAAGGACATTTAAAGCATGCCTGCATAAATAACCTTTGAAGTTGAATAAACTGCAAATGCAGCGGATATCCACTTGGGTTGTCTCATACAAAACCTCATAATACCTaacctccttctct contains the following coding sequences:
- the LOC127813106 gene encoding vesicle-associated membrane protein 711, which gives rise to MGILYALVARGSVVLAEHSAASTNASAIARQILEKISGTNDTNVSYSQDRYIFHVKRTDGLTVLCMADDASGRRIPFAFLEDIHQRFVRTYGRAVLSAQAYAMNDEFSRVLSQQIEYYSSDPNADRINRLKGEMSQVRNVMIENIDKVLERGDRLELLVDKTANMQGNTFRFRKQARRFRSTVWWRNVKLTVALIVLLLVIVYIVLAFVCHGPLLPSCL